The region gagtgcagagctgaggcctTTGCAAGGAGAGCATCCTGACATGGGATGGGGGATCAGCTACATTGCGATGTCATGGTCACGTCTTGGCAGCCGCAGGAGGAAGGTCTGCAGGGAGCCGCTGCGTGGGAAACCTGCCCGCTCCTTCTTCTGCTTCCAGGTCTCCTCTTCCACAGAGTAGAGGAGCGTCAGCATCTTGTTGACGGTGTAGATGGTGTCACCCCTGACGACAGCGGTGAAGAGGGCTCCCTTGCTGTTCATGAACTGCCCAGGCAGGGCGCTCCACTGCCGCGATCTCAGGTTGAAGCAGTCGATGACACAACGCAAGAAGTCGTCATAGGGGCCGTTGCGCATGATGTAGAGGTTGTCACGATGGGCCACCATGCAGTGCCCGTAGCTCTGGTGCCGCTTGAGCTCGGTGACGGGAAGCCACGCGTCTTGCTGGGTCTCATACTCATAGATGACAGTGGTGTCCAGTGGCTGCCACAAGCAAACAAAGATCTGCCCCAAGGCTTGGGCACAGGGTGCTGCTGTGCTCGGCTGTGGCAGGTCGGAGACGAAtgtccaggtgctggaggccaggTCGTACCTCTCCACGGACTTGAGTGAGATCTTCTCATATTCGCCGCCGATGGCATAGAGGTAGCCCTCATGGCCCACCAGCCTGACGTCGTAGCGCAGCTGGTGAGGGCTGGGGAACTCGCTCCAGGTGTTGGTGTCAGCATCGTAGCAGAAGCTGCTCTCTACCACCTGCTTGTTGGCTCCGTAGACACCACCCACAATGTAGATCTTATTATCCATGGTTGCCATGCCGGCTAGGAATGTGCTGGCACTCAGtggaaggcaggagagggtcCTCCATGTGTTGGTCTCCTCATCCAGGTAGCAGATGGTCCTGGAGAGGTCCTCCAAGAACTCGAAGGTGGGTGTGTGGGCTCCCACTGCCACAAAGGTGCTGGGTAGGAGGGCTTCCACGTAGGCCAGCAGGTCATCAGAGAGGCAGTCCAGGTACTCCTCCAGCTCAGTGTAGCTGTCCCTGATGTAGAGCGCAGCGCAGTGGAAGAGATCCAGGAGGCCAAATATGGCAGCGGCTTGGTACAGCAGGATGCAGTTGTCAGAGTTGATGGAGTGGATCAAGTACTTGGCCAAGGGCTTCACCTGCAGGAAGGCAGCACATTCCACTGCCTGGAAGGTCTCCTCGCTGCCAAGGATGGGCCTCTCACCTGCCAGCACCCGCAGCATAGCGAGGAACCCAGCTGCActcagctcccccagcccgATCTCCTCCTGTGTGCTCTCCCTCATGCCCGAGCGGAAGAGGGCACGGAAGTACTCACTGCTCTCCACCAGCAAGGTCTTCTCCACCGAGAATGACTGCTCCTCCACCCGGATACGCACCCGCTCCGGGGGCCCTGCCTGGGAACCTCCCTCCTCTGGGGTCATTCTCGCCTGGGACCTGAGCAGCTCTCAGGGGTGGGGGAGCACCCGATGCCCCTTCGTGCCCAGTACAGCCCCCTCCGGCCTTCTCCACTCTTTGATGCCTTTGCTGCACTGCCCAGCGGCCTTGTAATATAAATACCTTGGGCTAAAGATAGCTGAGCTTGTGACCGGGGCCCTTCAAAGGTATCCGCCAGGCTCAGCTGCCCACCCAAACTCAGGCAGGGTTCCAATGTCACCAGCCAGCACTGGGCACGGCAGAGGTGCCTGGATAGTCCCATGGAGTATGCCCAGCCACTCAGGAGAAATAAGGTTTTATTCTCTCCACTTCCAGGCATGGTCCTAGTAATGCCCTAAAGGAACAGTCCCCAACCTGGGGAGGGCAGCACACTTGCATGGCTGGGAAGAGCATATGGccacactattttttttcccttaaaacatGGAGTTTACAGCCCAGGGAGGTAAATGACATCAGCAAATCTCATTGCCACCCACCTCAGCCATGGGAAAGGGACTTGGCTCTTCCTCAGGcgttgccatgggcagggagagaCCTTCCTTTGCGAcccaccccacagcagcagcatctgcaaCATCCATggcagctgcaaggagccaTAAGCGAGCCTATGTGTCACCTGGGATCTCATGGTGAGAAAAAGGAAGTGCAGCAACCTGTTCTCACCAAAAAACCTCCCCTCTGGCCTCAGGGCTTGCCCAGCTCCCTATAATACCTGGTGGTGGGGAGAGATAAACCCCTGTTTACTGACACAGAGGTTGACAGTGAGGAAAAGTGTTACTTGTGGCACAACACTTGTTTATGTGTGTTAATCACAGGTTTTTCTGGCTAGAAATCCCATTTCACCTCTGCCGTGGGGTGCCAAGGAAGGCTGACAACAGGGCTCACCTGGGGGCCTCCTTCCTGGATCTCCCCATCACTACCCGTGATTAGTTTTCAgctggtgttttggttttgatgaATCATTTAACCTGAGCAGCCCATCCCATTGAAGGTCTATTTTTTGCTCCCTCCTTAACCTCCTCATCCCAGCAGCTGGAAACTTTCAGGGCAGCGCATGATGGCGAAGCTGTTGCCTCAGGGTCATGGCCCCAGCAGGTTTCCCCAAAAGTCTGAGTTTAAGGGAGAAGGGGAGAGTTTTGCACTTGGACCACTGTAATTGATCCTCATGGATACCCAGCTTAAAATACTATGTTTAGTTCCAATTGCTTTTAAGCACCCTAGACCTGTGTCCAAAGGGAGTCTGGGGTCAGAGGTCCTCAGAGGGGTTCTGCTTTCCACAGGGGAGTTATTCCTGTGATCCCCATCCTCCCCGTCCCTGAGGCTTGCAGGGACTTCCACACTCCCAGACTATTTTGGGAGGGTTTAAAAATATCCTGCCTGTATTAACGGACAATATTCCCAAGGGTGCAGCAGCCCCGCATGGCCACGGAGCAGCCTTCGCTCTCCAGCCTCGGCTATGACCCC is a window of Aphelocoma coerulescens isolate FSJ_1873_10779 chromosome 10, UR_Acoe_1.0, whole genome shotgun sequence DNA encoding:
- the KBTBD13 gene encoding kelch repeat and BTB domain-containing protein 13 isoform X2, coding for MDVADAAAVGWVAKEGLSLPMATPEEEPSPFPMAEVKPLAKYLIHSINSDNCILLYQAAAIFGLLDLFHCAALYIRDSYTELEEYLDCLSDDLLAYVEALLPSTFVAVGAHTPTFEFLEDLSRTICYLDEETNTWRTLSCLPLSASTFLAGMATMDNKIYIVGGVYGANKQVVESSFCYDADTNTWSEFPSPHQLRYDVRLVGHEGYLYAIGGEYEKISLKSVERYDLASSTWTFVSDLPQPSTAAPCAQALGQIFVCLWQPLDTTVIYEYETQQDAWLPVTELKRHQSYGHCMVAHRDNLYIMRNGPYDDFLRCVIDCFNLRSRQWSALPGQFMNSKGALFTAVVRGDTIYTVNKMLTLLYSVEEETWKQKKERAGFPRSGSLQTFLLRLPRRDHDIAM
- the KBTBD13 gene encoding kelch repeat and BTB domain-containing protein 13 isoform X1, giving the protein MTPEEGGSQAGPPERVRIRVEEQSFSVEKTLLVESSEYFRALFRSGMRESTQEEIGLGELSAAGFLAMLRVLAGERPILGSEETFQAVECAAFLQVKPLAKYLIHSINSDNCILLYQAAAIFGLLDLFHCAALYIRDSYTELEEYLDCLSDDLLAYVEALLPSTFVAVGAHTPTFEFLEDLSRTICYLDEETNTWRTLSCLPLSASTFLAGMATMDNKIYIVGGVYGANKQVVESSFCYDADTNTWSEFPSPHQLRYDVRLVGHEGYLYAIGGEYEKISLKSVERYDLASSTWTFVSDLPQPSTAAPCAQALGQIFVCLWQPLDTTVIYEYETQQDAWLPVTELKRHQSYGHCMVAHRDNLYIMRNGPYDDFLRCVIDCFNLRSRQWSALPGQFMNSKGALFTAVVRGDTIYTVNKMLTLLYSVEEETWKQKKERAGFPRSGSLQTFLLRLPRRDHDIAM